In Carya illinoinensis cultivar Pawnee chromosome 7, C.illinoinensisPawnee_v1, whole genome shotgun sequence, the following are encoded in one genomic region:
- the LOC122316089 gene encoding cation/H(+) antiporter 3-like, with amino-acid sequence MNSSSIDGPSASREICISLPPRVNSNGVWISNAASSLTNFSLPLLEMQLIFVFASNIVSHLILNSFGLITKFVSQMTAGILMGPHAFGGMKSFGELLFPLVSQEMLNTIAMLGYTLFLFLSGVKMDMGIIFRTGRKAMYTGALSLLMPLLLGMGTLQLLGNRWGLRGAEKLELVFATTTHSMTPFPVIACLLSELNILNSELGRLGLSAAIVSDLFSGFLTSVFTLAKVAYDHSARRAFMDFGIIVVYLAVVVLVARPAMYWMVRQTPEGRPVRDLYIYIIILAVLGSALLSVWFDQLIVFGPFVLGLAVPDGPPLGSTLVYKLDSMVSGALLPLFVITTMMRVNFSGINLNSDLAMAHAIAMLVVIVAKFAACLVPPLYSSMPMNDALTLALIMSCKGVVEMANYSIARGQNNIDEKIFSLAMLTILVTASTVPILIRRLYDPSRKYAGYQKRNLIHHKPNTELRILSCIHRPDNIPAVINLLEHISPTRENPLAVYVLHLIELIGRASPVFISHQMQKKTLSNRSYSQDLILSFSHFQRNNQEAIVVNVFTAISPSKLMYEDICTLALDKLTSLIVIPFHRKYSIDGSIELEDNTLRTLNCSVLDRAPCSVAILVNRGHIRRSTPSVLASYSIAMIFLGGNDDREALTLAGRMVKDSSVSLTVVRLIAEGEESITDWNKMLDSEILKNFKYHSTADHEGCVMYIEEVLKDGTETATKLRELIDDYDLCIVGRRYNVESPLTTGLEEWSEFPELGVMGDMLASTDFNGRCSVLVVQQQMTM; translated from the exons ATGAATTCATCAAGCATTGACGGCCCCAGTGCAAGTAGAGAAATATGTATTTCTCTACCACCTCGAGTAAATTCAAATGGCGTCTGGATCTCGAATGCCGCTTCATCTCTTACCAACTTCTCCTTGCCACTGCTGGAAATGCAATTGATTTTCGTGTTCGCCTCCAACATAGTCTCTCATTTGATTCTCAATAGCTTTGGGCTGATTACCAAATTTGTCTCTCAAATGACA GCTGGGATATTAATGGGTCCTCACGCTTTTGGCGGCATGAAAAGTTTTGGTGAACTCCTGTTCCCCCTTGTAAGTCAGGAAATGCTTAATACGATAGCTATGTTAGGCTACACGTTATTTCTATTTCTAAGTGGAGTGAAAATGGATATGGGAATTATATTCAGAACCGGAAGAAAGGCCATGTATACAGGTGCTTTGTCCCTGTTAATGCCCCTGTTACTTGGTATGGGAACGCTCCAGCTTCTCGGCAATCGCTGGGGTCTAAGAGGCGCAGAAAAACTGGAACTTGTCTTCGCAACTACGACACATTCTATGACTCCATTTCCGGTCATAGCTTGCCTTCTGAGTGAACTCAATATCCTAAACTCAGAACTCGGCCGGCTAGGACTATCTGCTGCAATTGTCAGCGATTTATTCAGTGGATTTCTCACCAGTGTTTTCACATTGGCTAAAGTTGCCTATGATCATTCAGCCAGAAGGGCTTTCATGGATTTCGGGATTATTGTAGTATATCTCGCTGTTGTCGTGCTTGTTGCCCGGCCGGCGATGTATTGGATGGTCAGACAGACCCCAGAAGGGAGACCTGTCAGGGACCTCTACATCTATATTATCATTCTAGCAGTTCTGGGTTCAGCTCTGCTGTCTGTGTGGTTTGACCAATTGATAGTGTTCGGGCcatttgttttgggtttggcCGTGCCAGACGGACCGCCATTGGGTTCCACTCTAGTTTATAAGCTCGATAGCATGGTCTCAGGGGCGCTTTTGCCACTCTTTGTAATCACAACCATGATGAGGGTAAATTTCTCAGGCATAAACCTTAATTCCGATCTAGCAATGGCCCATGCAATAGCAATGTTGGTTGTCATCGTTGCCAAGTTTGCAGCCTGTTTGGTTCCTCCACTGTATTCCAGTATGCCCATGAATGATGCTCTCACACTGGCTCTCATTATGAGTTGCAAAGGCGTCGTCGAAATGGCCAATTATAGCATTGCCAGAGGCCAAAAC AACATAGACGAGAAGATTTTCTCGCTTGCAATGCTCACTATTCTAGTAACTGCAAGCACTGTGCCAATTCTGATAAGAAGGTTATATGATCCTTCAAGGAAATATGCAGGCTACcagaaaagaaatttaattcatcataaACCAAATACAGAGCTACGGATACTTTCTTGCATCCACAGACCAGACAACATCCCCGCCGTCATCAACCTCCTTGAGCATATATCTCCAACTCGAGAGAACCCTCTTGCTGTTTACGTTCTTCATCTCATTGAGCTAATTGGCAGGGCCTCCCCCGTTTTCATTTCTCACCAGATGCAGAAGAAAACTCTCTCCAACCGTTCATACTCCCAAGACTTGATTCTTTCATTCAGTCACTTCCAGCGAAACAATCAAGAAGCTATAGTCGTGAATGTCTTCACTGCGATCTCCCCGTCCAAGCTGATGTACGAAGATATTTGCACGCTTGCACTGGACAAACTCACGTCTCTCATAGTAATCCCGTTTCATAGAAAATATTCCATTGACGGGTCTATTGAGCTGGAAGACAATACCTTAAGGACCCTAAATTGTAGCGTCCTTGACCGAGCACCTTGCTCTGTGGCAATCCTCGTCAACCGTGGCCATATAAGACGTTCAACGCCTTCTGTGCTAGCGTCATATAGCATTGCCATGATCTTCCTGGGAGGCAATGATGATCGGGAGGCACTGACTTTGGCTGGTCGCATGGTGAAGGACTCGAGTGTTAGTCTGACTGTGGTACGATTGATTGCAGAGGGTGAGGAAAGCATTACTGATTGGAATAAAATGTTGGACTCGGAGATATTGAAGAACTTCAAGTACCACAGCACCGCCGATCATGAAGGTTGTGTAATGTACATAGAGGAGGTGCTGAAAGACGGAACTGAGACGGCAACAAAGTTGAGAGAACTAATAGATGACTATGATCTTTGTATAGTTGGGAGAAGATACAACGTGGAGAGCCCTCTAACAACTGGTCTTGAAGAATGGAGTGAGTTTCCAGAGCTCGGGGTTATGGGAGACATGCTTGCCTCGACAGACTTCAATGGCAGATGTTCGGTTTTGGTAGTGCAACAACAAATGACAATGTAG
- the LOC122316091 gene encoding uncharacterized protein LOC122316091 isoform X1 codes for MRLLSSPCCSQSPPFLSFNSPSYPPNCRLPSAFHRIQFSGPTFSRRQRPIAASDLCSTLDTSPIDRSSLNVSEAFSENELWAAACLRVRSFYEFRLSAYGVNDHRRYLAEREFEALKERVAGKREGFRRVSCINATLPVSRISSFSDDLCAACQYSDNGEDRVVVGTLDLNQCLRLPDEITGQKPEGIGADFARAYLSNVCVAKELHRNGLGYLLVAKSKIVAQNWDVDPVISMQVVDERQCQFSPRPALWIYSGIMTDMYAYVSVGNEPVKEIYIYIYIYIYI; via the exons ATGAGGCTCCTCTCCTCTCCTTGCTGTTCTCAATCTCCTCCTTTCCTCTCCTTCAACTCTCCCTCTTACCCACCAAATTGCAGGCTCCCATCAGCTTTCCACAGGATCCAATTCTCTGGGCCCACCTTCTCTCGCCGCCAACGCCCGATCGCCGCCTCTGACCTCTGCTCCACCCTCGACACAAGTCCAATCGACAGGTCCTCCTTGAACGTCTCCGAGGCCTTCTCCGAAAACGAGCTCTGGGCCGCTGCGTGTCTGCGCGTCCGCTCCTTCTACGAGTTCCGCCTCAGTGCCTACGGCGTCAAT GATCATAGAAGGTACTTGGCCGAGCGTGAGTTTGAAGCACTAAAAGAACGTGTAGCTGGGAAGAGAGAGGGTTTCAGAAGAGTTTCTTGCATAAATGCTACTCTTCCAGTATCACGAATATCAAGCTTTTCAGATGACCTATGTGCTGCATGTCAG taTTCTGACAATGGAGAGGATCGAGTAGTTGTAGGGACACTTGATCTTAACCAGTGCCTCAGGCTTCCGGATGAGATAACAGGACAGAAACCAGag GGGATTGGAGCTGATTTTGCAAGGGCATATCTTAGCAATGTATGTGTTGCCAAAGAATTACACAGAAATGGCTTAGGTTATTTGCTTGTGGCAAAGTCAAAGATAGTTGCTCAAAACTGGG ATGTAGATCCTGTAATCTCAATGCAAGTAGTAGATGAAAGGCAGTGCCAATTTTCTCCTCGACCGGCTTTGTGGATATATTCAGGTATCATGACTGATATGTATGCCTATGTATCTGTTGGCAATGAACCAGTAaaggagatatatatatatatatatatatatatatatatatga
- the LOC122316091 gene encoding uncharacterized protein LOC122316091 isoform X2: MRLLSSPCCSQSPPFLSFNSPSYPPNCRLPSAFHRIQFSGPTFSRRQRPIAASDLCSTLDTSPIDRSSLNVSEAFSENELWAAACLRVRSFYEFRLSAYGVNDHRRYLAEREFEALKERVAGKREGFRRVSCINATLPVSRISSFSDDLCAACQYSDNGEDRVVVGTLDLNQCLRLPDEITGQKPEGIGADFARAYLSNVCVAKELHRNGLGYLLVAKSKIVAQNWGITDLYVHVAVDNEPAKKLYMKSGFVYENDEPTWQARFLDRPRRLLLWTGLPGMHL, encoded by the exons ATGAGGCTCCTCTCCTCTCCTTGCTGTTCTCAATCTCCTCCTTTCCTCTCCTTCAACTCTCCCTCTTACCCACCAAATTGCAGGCTCCCATCAGCTTTCCACAGGATCCAATTCTCTGGGCCCACCTTCTCTCGCCGCCAACGCCCGATCGCCGCCTCTGACCTCTGCTCCACCCTCGACACAAGTCCAATCGACAGGTCCTCCTTGAACGTCTCCGAGGCCTTCTCCGAAAACGAGCTCTGGGCCGCTGCGTGTCTGCGCGTCCGCTCCTTCTACGAGTTCCGCCTCAGTGCCTACGGCGTCAAT GATCATAGAAGGTACTTGGCCGAGCGTGAGTTTGAAGCACTAAAAGAACGTGTAGCTGGGAAGAGAGAGGGTTTCAGAAGAGTTTCTTGCATAAATGCTACTCTTCCAGTATCACGAATATCAAGCTTTTCAGATGACCTATGTGCTGCATGTCAG taTTCTGACAATGGAGAGGATCGAGTAGTTGTAGGGACACTTGATCTTAACCAGTGCCTCAGGCTTCCGGATGAGATAACAGGACAGAAACCAGag GGGATTGGAGCTGATTTTGCAAGGGCATATCTTAGCAATGTATGTGTTGCCAAAGAATTACACAGAAATGGCTTAGGTTATTTGCTTGTGGCAAAGTCAAAGATAGTTGCTCAAAACTGGG GCATAACTGATCTGTATGTCCATGTGGCTGTTGACAATGAACCAGCAAAGAAGTTATATATGAAGAGTGGTTTTGTATATGAAAACGATGAGCCTACCTGGCAAGCCAGGTTTCTAGATCGACCTCGAAGGCTTCTTCTATGGACTGGTCTTCCTGGCATGCATCTCTGA
- the LOC122316091 gene encoding uncharacterized protein LOC122316091 isoform X3 codes for MRLLSSPCCSQSPPFLSFNSPSYPPNCRLPSAFHRIQFSGPTFSRRQRPIAASDLCSTLDTSPIDRSSLNVSEAFSENELWAAACLRVRSFYEFRLSAYGVNDHRRYLAEREFEALKERVAGKREGFRRVSCINATLPVSRISSFSDDLCAACQYSDNGEDRVVVGTLDLNQCLRLPDEITGQKPEGIGADFARAYLSNVCVAKELHRNGLGYLLVAKSKIVAQNWACV; via the exons ATGAGGCTCCTCTCCTCTCCTTGCTGTTCTCAATCTCCTCCTTTCCTCTCCTTCAACTCTCCCTCTTACCCACCAAATTGCAGGCTCCCATCAGCTTTCCACAGGATCCAATTCTCTGGGCCCACCTTCTCTCGCCGCCAACGCCCGATCGCCGCCTCTGACCTCTGCTCCACCCTCGACACAAGTCCAATCGACAGGTCCTCCTTGAACGTCTCCGAGGCCTTCTCCGAAAACGAGCTCTGGGCCGCTGCGTGTCTGCGCGTCCGCTCCTTCTACGAGTTCCGCCTCAGTGCCTACGGCGTCAAT GATCATAGAAGGTACTTGGCCGAGCGTGAGTTTGAAGCACTAAAAGAACGTGTAGCTGGGAAGAGAGAGGGTTTCAGAAGAGTTTCTTGCATAAATGCTACTCTTCCAGTATCACGAATATCAAGCTTTTCAGATGACCTATGTGCTGCATGTCAG taTTCTGACAATGGAGAGGATCGAGTAGTTGTAGGGACACTTGATCTTAACCAGTGCCTCAGGCTTCCGGATGAGATAACAGGACAGAAACCAGag GGGATTGGAGCTGATTTTGCAAGGGCATATCTTAGCAATGTATGTGTTGCCAAAGAATTACACAGAAATGGCTTAGGTTATTTGCTTGTGGCAAAGTCAAAGATAGTTGCTCAAAACTGGG CTTGCGTCTAA